One window of the Alphaproteobacteria bacterium genome contains the following:
- a CDS encoding response regulator, protein MQILNEPDAVSRFIGNFSISLAADPASWEGWHAVVISAATEPQDALDPMIHSHLCHVSRATLGGCDGVILQLGTNMVVVIAEHLTKDHLKHLRHDIDELNGMRPFFSFRHFVLLDDMDTIDELSRLYATPHDRMNTVDTIEFDSLKAMVPHISDLLKAWMATHKQRLRNAKPCVMVVDDDATTRHIVSKAFKNEYPMATAASVPEAIEKHLLLTPDIVFVDIEMPGCDGFMLLNYIKAYDPHCRVIMFSSNSYVDNRVKAYAAGAVGFIGKPFNRGAFDRYIDMCKSDIAHAN, encoded by the coding sequence ATGCAGATTTTGAACGAACCCGATGCCGTTAGCCGTTTTATCGGCAATTTTTCCATCAGCCTTGCTGCCGATCCTGCATCGTGGGAAGGCTGGCATGCGGTGGTGATATCTGCGGCAACGGAACCGCAAGACGCGCTTGACCCCATGATCCACAGTCATCTGTGCCATGTGAGCCGTGCGACATTGGGCGGATGCGACGGCGTGATCTTGCAATTGGGCACGAATATGGTGGTGGTCATCGCCGAGCATCTGACCAAGGACCATTTAAAACATCTGCGCCATGACATTGACGAATTGAATGGCATGCGGCCGTTTTTTAGCTTCCGCCATTTTGTGCTGCTGGACGATATGGATACGATTGATGAGCTGTCACGCCTGTATGCAACCCCGCATGACCGCATGAACACGGTCGATACGATTGAATTCGATTCACTCAAAGCAATGGTGCCGCACATCAGTGATCTATTGAAAGCATGGATGGCAACCCATAAACAGCGTCTGCGCAACGCAAAGCCCTGCGTGATGGTGGTGGATGATGATGCAACGACGCGGCATATTGTTTCCAAGGCATTTAAAAACGAATATCCCATGGCAACCGCGGCATCGGTTCCGGAAGCGATCGAAAAGCATTTGCTGCTCACGCCCGATATCGTATTTGTGGATATTGAAATGCCGGGATGTGACGGGTTTATGCTGCTGAATTACATAAAAGCGTATGATCCGCATTGCCGGGTCATCATGTTCAGCAGCAATAGTTATGTGGATAATCGCGTGAAGGCCTATGCGGCGGGGGCGGTTGGGTTTATTGGTAAACCGTTCAACCGCGGCGCGTTTGACCGGTATATCGATATGTGTAAATCGGATATCGCGCACGCCAATTAA
- a CDS encoding response regulator — translation MSDESASEIALKMAHMKSEALALDLKQSLEETRILRQEVEGMVLFEEVVRNSKDGVIITKANFADADGPSIVYVNDAFIRISGYSREEVVGKTPRILQGEKTDKDTLRKIRSALEAGQPFEGELLNYHKNGAEYWLNINIVPIRNVHGRITHFAAIERDITERKNFEAELVQAKTAAEKAQKKAEEIAQFPLHNPDPLMKIDIDKEALLFVNPAAYNKYSDILKKGMAHPLLEGIIRDARKAYDERKPVTREVVVGKITYQQVVTANFLAGEQTANVYSYDITKLKKTEEILREESLKAEAASRAKSDFLANMSHELRTPMNGVLGMAGLLKDMHLTPEQRELVQTIFNSGESLLSLLNDILDLSKIEAGQLTLEDIPFNLNATIHEAVRLLDPLAKNKGIALNHFYNATTPDCVIGDAARIRQVVTNLVGNALKFTEVGYVKLDVSSRRMPNGVIEFLFRVDDTGIGISEKNLGKIFQKFTQADESTTRRFGGTGLGLTVCKLLVEAMGGTIGVESLLGKGSSFWFTLPLQVANAEQTERLMQENRAAQSSDMTDMDFGKRRIIVVDDHPVNLFFAKKLLTKFGFGTVDTAEDGKTALQMIEKGRYDIVITDCQMPEMDGYEVSRAIRQREIITGKRMPVIAMTANAMIGDREKCIDAGMDDYVSKPINSNRLMEVLVKYLTSSEPLPVQPLPKINKTRDGEQQEEGMNEEKETEMRLPPVDLTHLSLYVGDDPAERKMVFDMFTKGAEESLATLAGNMMDGENIRWKKAAHKLKGSAANFGAVPLSHICKQAEDQFESDSATKQALFLDLSQSYKEVTVFLEQLS, via the coding sequence ATGAGTGACGAATCTGCATCCGAAATCGCCCTTAAAATGGCTCATATGAAATCCGAAGCGCTCGCTTTGGATTTGAAGCAAAGTCTGGAAGAAACAAGAATCCTGCGCCAAGAAGTGGAAGGCATGGTGCTGTTTGAAGAAGTGGTACGTAATTCCAAAGACGGCGTGATCATCACCAAGGCGAATTTCGCTGATGCCGATGGTCCCAGCATTGTCTATGTGAATGATGCGTTTATCCGTATCAGCGGGTATAGCCGCGAAGAAGTGGTGGGCAAAACCCCGCGCATCCTGCAAGGAGAAAAAACGGATAAGGATACCTTGCGCAAAATACGCAGCGCATTGGAAGCCGGCCAGCCCTTTGAGGGCGAGCTACTGAATTATCACAAAAATGGGGCAGAATACTGGCTCAACATCAATATTGTGCCGATCCGCAATGTGCATGGCCGCATTACGCATTTTGCTGCAATTGAACGCGATATCACCGAGCGCAAGAATTTTGAAGCCGAGTTGGTGCAAGCCAAAACCGCGGCCGAAAAAGCGCAAAAGAAGGCGGAAGAAATTGCGCAATTTCCGCTACACAATCCTGACCCGTTGATGAAAATCGATATCGATAAGGAAGCGTTGTTGTTCGTGAACCCCGCTGCCTATAATAAATATTCGGATATTTTGAAAAAAGGTATGGCCCATCCGTTGCTGGAAGGAATCATCCGCGATGCACGCAAGGCCTATGATGAACGCAAGCCCGTTACCCGCGAAGTGGTGGTCGGAAAAATTACCTATCAGCAAGTAGTCACCGCGAATTTTCTGGCCGGCGAACAAACTGCCAATGTGTATAGCTATGACATCACCAAACTGAAAAAGACCGAAGAAATCTTGCGTGAAGAATCCTTGAAGGCCGAAGCTGCCAGCCGCGCAAAAAGCGATTTCCTTGCCAATATGAGCCATGAATTGCGTACGCCGATGAATGGTGTGCTGGGTATGGCGGGGTTATTGAAAGATATGCACTTAACGCCCGAACAGCGCGAATTGGTGCAAACCATTTTCAATTCCGGCGAAAGTTTACTCTCCCTTTTGAATGATATTTTGGATTTATCGAAGATCGAAGCGGGGCAGCTCACGCTGGAAGATATCCCGTTCAATTTGAATGCCACCATTCATGAAGCGGTGCGCTTGTTAGACCCCTTGGCAAAGAACAAAGGGATCGCTCTTAATCATTTTTATAACGCGACTACGCCTGATTGCGTCATTGGTGATGCCGCGCGCATTCGCCAAGTGGTAACCAATCTGGTCGGGAATGCGTTGAAGTTCACGGAAGTGGGTTATGTGAAACTGGATGTTTCATCGCGCCGTATGCCAAATGGTGTTATCGAATTCCTGTTCCGTGTGGATGATACCGGCATCGGCATTTCGGAAAAAAATCTGGGCAAGATTTTCCAGAAATTCACACAGGCCGATGAATCCACCACGCGCCGGTTTGGCGGCACCGGCCTTGGCCTGACCGTGTGCAAATTGCTTGTTGAAGCGATGGGCGGCACGATTGGCGTTGAAAGCTTGCTGGGGAAAGGCTCAAGTTTCTGGTTTACCTTGCCATTGCAAGTTGCCAATGCCGAACAGACCGAACGCTTGATGCAGGAAAACCGCGCGGCGCAATCTAGCGATATGACGGATATGGATTTTGGCAAGCGCCGCATCATTGTCGTCGATGATCATCCCGTGAATTTGTTCTTTGCCAAAAAATTGTTGACCAAATTCGGATTTGGCACGGTGGATACGGCGGAAGACGGCAAGACCGCGTTGCAGATGATCGAAAAAGGCCGGTATGACATCGTCATCACCGATTGCCAGATGCCGGAAATGGACGGGTATGAAGTAAGCCGTGCCATTCGCCAGCGCGAGATTATTACCGGCAAACGCATGCCTGTTATCGCCATGACTGCCAACGCCATGATTGGCGACCGCGAAAAATGCATCGATGCAGGTATGGATGATTACGTGAGCAAGCCGATTAACAGTAATCGCTTGATGGAAGTATTGGTGAAATATTTGACCAGTAGCGAGCCTTTGCCGGTACAGCCTTTACCAAAAATCAACAAAACACGTGATGGTGAACAGCAGGAGGAAGGTATGAATGAAGAAAAGGAAACCGAAATGCGTCTGCCGCCCGTTGACCTGACGCATTTGAGTTTATATGTGGGTGATGACCCGGCCGAACGCAAAATGGTATTCGATATGTTCACCAAAGGCGCCGAGGAATCCTTGGCGACATTAGCAGGAAATATGATGGATGGCGAAAATATCCGCTGGAAAAAGGCCGCGCATAAATTGAAAGGTTCGGCAGCAAATTTCGGCGCGGTGCCGCTGTCGCATATATGCAAGCAAGCGGAAGACCAGTTCGAAAGCGATAGTGCGACCAAGCAGGCGTTGTTCCTAGATCTGTCACAGTCCTATAAGGAAGTGACGGTGTTTCTGGAACAATTAAGCTAG
- a CDS encoding group 1 truncated hemoglobin has protein sequence MNHVMSLYERIGGAQSVQATVALLYDKILSDPLLIPFFKDINVERLRTSQFAFVSMAFGGPTHYSGETMRRAHERLVERGLSDVHFDQVALHLKTSMEDLGVPPGLITEALSIVETTRPDVLNR, from the coding sequence ATGAACCATGTCATGTCACTTTATGAACGGATCGGCGGGGCGCAATCGGTGCAGGCCACAGTTGCACTGCTGTATGACAAAATTCTTTCAGACCCGTTACTGATTCCGTTTTTCAAAGACATTAATGTGGAACGGTTGCGTACCAGCCAGTTTGCTTTTGTCAGCATGGCATTTGGCGGGCCTACACACTACAGCGGTGAAACCATGCGCAGAGCCCATGAACGGCTGGTTGAACGCGGATTATCCGATGTGCATTTTGACCAAGTAGCGCTGCATTTGAAAACATCCATGGAAGATCTGGGAGTGCCGCCAGGATTAATCACCGAGGCTTTGAGTATCGTCGAGACCACGCGCCCCGATGTATTGAACCGATAA
- a CDS encoding autotransporter-associated beta strand repeat-containing protein encodes MPAHYRFNKFSASLAIIIALSASAFNAARADNTFTDINDTSQITVPDGMGGFIVIVDFASGYNTNVDGNLTDQISAGSTYTKVISGAGNVTIDGSTSLSPNVNAWTLSGANTYTGTTTITSGAVLAFGANNVIASSASVVNNGRINIAATTQTLQALSGSGTVTTSAGGSLTHSGTSSWGGVISGAGDVATTGTGNWTITVAQTYTGTTNVGSGTTLTLSTTNDIIATSSAVTVNGTVNMTGTDQTFNALAGSGSVVTDTGHTLTENGTATWAGVISGAGNLATTGTGNWTLTTAQTYTGTTNVGAGSTLTLSTTADEIATSSAVTVNGTLAINNTNQTLNNLAGSGSVTVTTGNTLTDIGTSTFGGVISGAGNLATSGTGNLTLTAAQTYTGTTNVGSGTTLTLSTTNDEIATSSGVTVNGTVNMTGTNQTLRSLAGSGSVVTSTGNTLTENGTASWGGVISGAGNLATTGTGNWTVTTAQTYTGTTNVGSGSTLTLSTTADEIATSSAVTVNGTLAINNTNQTLRNLAGSGSVTVTTGNTLTENGTATWAGVISGAGNVATTGTGNWTVTTAQTYTGTTNVGSGTTLTLSTTNDEITNSSGVTVNGTVNMTGTNQTLRSLAGSGSVVTSTGNTLTENGTATWAGVISGAGNVTTAGSGNWTVTTAQTYTGATTVGSGTTLTLSTTNNEIATSSGVTNNGTINMTGTDQTFNALAGSGSVVTDTGHTLTEIGTASWGGVISGAGNVATTGTGTWTLTGTNTYTGTTSIGSGTTLSIAGQSNINGTSGILMGGSTLQLTGNSTISKTIALTGSNTINVGANTDLFSGVISGAGNLTVSGSGGTVGMTNTNTYTGTTTVSSGTTLGLVTTNDTIATSSTVTNNGTINMAGTNQTLRNLSGSGSIVTDSGHTLTENGTGTFSGVISGAGNVATTGTGTWTLSGVNTYTGTTTIGSGSTLSLTVNDAIATSSDVEINGVLDVNSTSQTLTNLSGSGSILLDGGTITQNGTNTFTGSVGDGSPTGGGLIVTGNGTWRVTGNNTYTGTTTIISGSTLQNDGSVASSTVTVNSGAGLKGIGTFTGQIVNNGTVAPGDSPGTLTVAGFTQNSGGTFEVEFSDTVHDQLIVTGSPASLDGKIHYKPLTPSSRYVRGTTYTIISSPAGSGTGRFTTTSSGATIGADNIVNASNDAEIAASSNPLLALQTLYSPTATQMKIVQAELFGNAPGATKNQAATGRALDGIQQTTANGSSMDTLLNALSAVGPTGQAAALETLSGQVNADIGQGWRENHFTFDEILSNPGSGNCDTMYNYDYDTADGSDYVAPQLQQPTRTVMPNSRYTPIAYETRRGMLARPIGLTAMDYAPDNYKALMHARSGINNGMPNGYIPAPQPVMQAMPQVQSGYRPLGLYSQIYAPQGMVAQAAPPAVNYMVVQSSGYMPGPMPTPQMMPSYQHYAQSNMNTPYGGAPRQNLYSQTNIPVPQQPVQVMTQQAQVVPQVAPQVQPQYVPQQPQQYMQQQYVPQQVMQQPQMQPQVVPQVVPQVQPQQYASMPPVQQEPPPYYERKEQRYQQMPLILPRDSQRVNQGERKQVQLKRNFMRQNVAAWGCAYGKFATLTGNSNVSDIKGTQVGGMVGLEFKPERDTLLRIGFGYGNNELELKQNNNTASLNSYQLGVYGQKNLDSNIYVGGAVGIGFDKGDTKRDIRVGTFTGTAKGSPEGQTFSASGTLGYKADDGDVQLGIFDTVSYLYNNQDAFVETGANAANLAVDSESTHALRNTLQVHVAKRFDIDRADGSMLIPELTAAYLYDAYRPEANATQTFDGTTARFKVDGTNIEPSALQAGAGMQLRLNNDFSVFGKYSGRFRNNETTHGVFGGMKYRW; translated from the coding sequence ATGCCAGCCCATTATCGTTTCAATAAATTTTCTGCATCGCTTGCTATCATTATTGCCTTATCAGCCTCTGCGTTTAACGCTGCGCGCGCTGATAATACGTTCACCGATATTAATGACACCAGCCAGATCACCGTACCCGATGGTATGGGCGGCTTTATTGTTATCGTCGATTTTGCAAGTGGGTATAACACCAATGTCGATGGCAACCTGACCGATCAGATTAGCGCAGGCAGCACTTATACCAAAGTTATCAGCGGTGCCGGAAATGTGACGATTGATGGCTCAACATCCCTTAGCCCCAATGTGAATGCGTGGACATTGTCGGGTGCGAATACCTATACCGGCACCACGACCATTACCAGCGGCGCAGTGCTTGCGTTTGGCGCGAATAACGTAATCGCCAGCAGTGCCAGTGTTGTAAACAATGGCCGCATCAATATCGCAGCAACCACACAGACATTGCAGGCATTATCAGGCAGCGGCACCGTGACGACCAGCGCTGGCGGGAGTTTGACTCATTCCGGAACATCGAGCTGGGGCGGTGTGATTTCTGGCGCGGGTGATGTTGCAACAACAGGCACAGGTAACTGGACCATTACCGTTGCACAGACCTATACTGGCACAACCAATGTAGGGTCGGGTACTACACTCACGCTTTCAACCACCAATGATATCATTGCGACCAGTTCTGCTGTGACTGTTAACGGCACAGTGAACATGACGGGCACCGACCAGACGTTTAATGCGCTGGCGGGTTCTGGAAGCGTGGTAACCGATACGGGCCATACACTGACCGAAAACGGCACGGCGACTTGGGCCGGTGTGATTTCCGGTGCGGGAAATCTTGCAACCACCGGTACGGGCAATTGGACGCTTACGACCGCGCAAACTTACACGGGTACAACCAATGTGGGCGCAGGTTCAACCCTTACGCTTTCAACCACCGCAGATGAAATTGCAACCAGCAGTGCAGTAACCGTGAATGGTACGCTTGCTATTAACAACACCAACCAGACACTGAATAATCTGGCGGGTAGCGGCAGTGTGACCGTTACCACCGGCAATACTTTGACCGATATTGGAACATCAACCTTTGGCGGCGTGATTTCGGGCGCAGGTAATCTTGCAACCAGCGGCACTGGTAATCTTACGCTGACGGCTGCACAAACTTACACGGGCACAACCAATGTGGGTTCGGGCACAACGCTGACGCTTTCAACGACGAATGATGAAATTGCGACCAGTTCCGGCGTAACAGTAAATGGTACAGTCAATATGACTGGCACCAATCAGACCCTGCGCAGTCTTGCAGGGTCAGGCAGCGTGGTGACAAGCACAGGCAATACGCTTACCGAAAACGGCACGGCAAGTTGGGGCGGCGTGATTTCCGGTGCGGGTAATCTTGCAACCACGGGTACGGGCAATTGGACTGTTACAACCGCGCAAACTTACACGGGTACAACCAATGTCGGATCTGGTTCGACTCTTACGCTTTCAACCACCGCAGATGAAATTGCAACCAGCAGCGCTGTGACGGTGAATGGTACGCTTGCCATCAACAACACCAATCAGACGCTTCGTAATCTTGCGGGTAGCGGTAGTGTGACCGTTACTACCGGCAATACTTTGACCGAAAACGGCACAGCGACTTGGGCTGGTGTGATTTCCGGTGCGGGTAATGTTGCAACCACCGGCACGGGCAATTGGACTGTTACAACCGCACAGACTTACACAGGCACAACCAATGTGGGTTCTGGCACGACGCTGACGCTTTCCACGACCAATGATGAAATTACCAATAGTTCCGGCGTAACGGTAAATGGCACCGTGAATATGACCGGCACCAACCAGACTTTGCGCAGTCTTGCAGGGTCAGGCAGCGTGGTGACAAGCACAGGAAATACGCTTACCGAAAATGGTACGGCGACTTGGGCCGGTGTAATTTCGGGCGCAGGCAATGTAACTACTGCTGGTTCCGGCAACTGGACTGTTACAACCGCGCAAACCTACACCGGCGCAACAACGGTTGGGTCGGGTACAACGCTGACGCTTTCCACGACCAATAATGAAATTGCGACGAGCTCGGGCGTTACCAATAATGGCACCATTAATATGACAGGCACCGACCAGACCTTTAATGCACTGGCGGGTTCTGGAAGTGTAGTAACCGACACAGGTCACACCTTGACCGAAATCGGAACTGCATCATGGGGCGGTGTGATTTCCGGTGCGGGTAATGTTGCAACCACCGGTACCGGTACATGGACGCTGACAGGCACCAATACTTATACCGGCACAACATCAATCGGCAGCGGCACAACCTTAAGCATCGCGGGTCAAAGCAATATCAATGGCACCAGCGGTATTTTGATGGGTGGCAGCACCTTGCAATTGACGGGTAATTCCACCATCAGCAAGACGATTGCGCTGACCGGCAGCAATACGATTAATGTTGGCGCGAATACCGATTTATTTTCCGGTGTGATTTCGGGTGCAGGTAATCTGACCGTGTCGGGTTCGGGCGGCACAGTTGGCATGACCAACACCAATACCTATACGGGAACGACAACGGTTAGCTCTGGCACAACGCTTGGTCTTGTGACCACCAATGACACGATTGCAACCAGCAGCACCGTGACCAATAACGGCACCATTAACATGGCGGGTACCAACCAAACCCTTCGTAACCTTTCAGGTTCGGGAAGTATTGTGACGGATAGTGGCCATACGTTGACCGAAAACGGTACCGGCACCTTTAGCGGCGTGATTTCCGGCGCAGGTAATGTGGCAACCACCGGTACTGGCACATGGACGTTATCGGGCGTCAATACCTATACCGGCACAACGACGATTGGTTCGGGTTCAACCCTTAGCCTTACTGTGAATGATGCGATTGCAACCAGTTCGGATGTTGAGATTAATGGCGTGTTGGATGTTAACTCCACCAGCCAGACGCTTACGAATTTAAGCGGGTCGGGCAGCATCTTGCTGGATGGCGGTACGATTACACAAAACGGTACCAACACCTTTACCGGCAGCGTGGGCGATGGATCACCAACCGGCGGCGGCTTGATCGTAACAGGTAACGGCACATGGCGCGTTACCGGCAATAATACCTATACGGGTACAACGACCATTATCAGCGGATCCACTTTGCAAAATGATGGCAGCGTTGCCAGCAGCACCGTGACTGTAAATTCCGGCGCGGGCTTAAAGGGTATTGGGACGTTCACCGGCCAGATTGTCAATAACGGTACTGTTGCCCCCGGCGATAGCCCCGGCACATTGACCGTTGCCGGATTTACGCAAAATTCAGGCGGTACGTTTGAAGTGGAGTTTAGCGATACGGTGCATGACCAGTTGATTGTGACGGGATCACCTGCATCGCTGGATGGAAAAATCCATTACAAGCCGCTTACGCCGTCATCACGCTATGTGCGCGGCACGACCTATACGATTATTTCAAGCCCAGCAGGTAGCGGCACGGGCCGCTTTACCACAACATCATCCGGCGCGACGATTGGCGCGGATAATATTGTAAATGCGTCAAATGATGCGGAGATTGCCGCTTCATCGAACCCGCTGCTTGCCTTGCAAACATTGTACAGCCCAACCGCCACCCAGATGAAAATTGTGCAGGCTGAATTATTTGGTAATGCGCCCGGCGCCACCAAAAATCAGGCCGCAACGGGCCGCGCGCTGGATGGTATTCAGCAAACAACCGCGAATGGCAGTTCAATGGATACCTTGTTAAACGCATTAAGTGCTGTTGGGCCAACGGGTCAAGCGGCTGCGCTTGAAACATTATCCGGTCAGGTGAATGCCGATATCGGGCAGGGATGGCGTGAAAACCATTTCACCTTTGATGAAATCTTGTCCAATCCCGGCAGCGGTAATTGCGATACGATGTATAATTACGATTACGATACCGCCGATGGTAGCGATTACGTAGCGCCGCAATTGCAGCAACCCACGCGCACGGTTATGCCCAATTCGCGCTATACACCGATTGCTTATGAAACCCGCCGCGGTATGCTGGCACGGCCCATTGGCTTGACTGCGATGGATTATGCGCCGGATAATTACAAGGCACTGATGCATGCACGTTCAGGCATCAATAATGGAATGCCAAATGGCTATATCCCTGCGCCGCAACCCGTAATGCAAGCCATGCCACAGGTTCAGAGCGGATATAGACCGCTGGGATTATATTCACAAATCTATGCGCCGCAAGGCATGGTCGCGCAAGCTGCGCCGCCGGCTGTAAATTACATGGTGGTTCAATCATCGGGTTATATGCCTGGCCCAATGCCTACCCCGCAGATGATGCCGTCCTACCAGCATTATGCGCAATCGAATATGAACACGCCTTATGGCGGCGCACCGCGTCAGAATTTGTATTCGCAAACCAACATTCCTGTGCCGCAGCAACCGGTACAGGTCATGACACAGCAGGCGCAAGTGGTGCCGCAAGTGGCACCACAGGTACAGCCACAATACGTGCCGCAGCAGCCACAACAATATATGCAGCAGCAATACGTGCCGCAGCAAGTGATGCAGCAACCACAAATGCAGCCGCAAGTTGTGCCACAAGTGGTACCACAGGTGCAGCCGCAACAATACGCATCCATGCCGCCTGTGCAGCAAGAACCACCGCCATATTATGAACGCAAGGAACAGCGCTATCAGCAAATGCCGCTTATCTTGCCGCGCGATAGCCAACGGGTTAATCAGGGCGAGCGCAAACAGGTTCAGCTCAAACGTAATTTCATGCGCCAGAATGTTGCGGCGTGGGGTTGTGCGTATGGCAAGTTCGCAACCCTGACCGGAAACAGCAATGTCAGCGACATTAAGGGAACACAGGTTGGCGGTATGGTCGGTCTGGAATTCAAGCCTGAACGCGACACGCTGCTGCGTATCGGCTTCGGATATGGCAATAACGAATTGGAGCTGAAGCAGAACAACAATACTGCATCCTTGAACAGCTATCAGCTTGGCGTTTATGGCCAGAAGAATCTGGATAGCAATATTTATGTTGGCGGCGCGGTAGGTATCGGCTTTGACAAGGGCGATACCAAACGCGATATCCGCGTTGGCACATTCACCGGAACTGCCAAGGGTTCACCCGAAGGCCAGACCTTCAGCGCATCGGGTACGCTCGGCTATAAGGCGGATGATGGCGATGTTCAACTCGGCATCTTTGATACCGTATCCTACCTTTACAATAATCAGGATGCGTTTGTTGAAACGGGCGCGAATGCTGCCAACCTTGCGGTGGATAGCGAAA